Proteins encoded by one window of Lycium barbarum isolate Lr01 chromosome 11, ASM1917538v2, whole genome shotgun sequence:
- the LOC132616867 gene encoding uncharacterized protein LOC132616867: protein MPPNYLPLRWESTGDQWWYASPIDWAAANGHYDLVRELLRLDGNHLIKLTSLRRIRRLESVWDDEEQFDDVARCRSQVARKLLLECETTKRGKNSLLRAGYGGWLLYTAASAGDTNFVRELLEKDPLLVFGEGEYGVTDILYAAARSKNCDVFKVLFDFAVSPRFIARGDRELEEQIGEIPSAYKWEMTNRAIHAAARGGNLEILKELLADCSDDILTYRDIQGATLLHTAAGKGQVEVVKYLLKSSDIISSIDNQGNTALHVAASRGQLAVVEALIVASPSSVYSENNAGETFFHVAITGFQTPYFRRLDHQIDLMKQLVCGKIFNIEEIINAENNDGRTALHLAVIGNIHSELVELLMTVRSINVNTRDGDGMTPLDILRQRPRSASSELLAKHLISAGGIFSHHDYSARRVVASHLKMQNINSSPGTSFRISDTEIFLYTGIEHSSDGNRNAELTRHYASPDSCCSRNGKKSGSANDAAEKLKRFFHWPKIKKRDSKSLEILADQSSASNADAAPVPLRERYSKPSSIPSHKRALSVSSNLPSPTAKKKFASGLVNGVMQAIPHLSLPRRSSRASSFSISSLSSRSSVDKQKAIMIETELAGPSCSYQAECAPSDSRYKQRVGHKRSVNQYLCFGASGRPVKASSSGMQPYEIYERSVLATS from the exons ATGCCTCCAAATTACTTACCTCTTCGGTGGGAGAGTACTGGGGACCAATGGTGGTATGCTTCCCCAATTGACTGGGCAGCTGCAAATGGTCACTATGATTTGGTGCGTGAGCTTCTTCGCTTAGATGGCAACCATCTTATCAAGCTCACTTCACTGCGTAGGATCAGACGGCTCGAGTCTGTTTGGGATGATGAAGAACAATTTGATGACGTGGCTAGATGCCGGTCACAAGTAGCAAGGAAGTTGCTACTTGAATGTGAAACAACCAAGAGAGGGAAAAATTCGCTACTTAGAGCTGGCTATGGTGGATGGCTTTTATATACTGCTGCCTCTGCCGGAGACACGAATTTTGTTCGAGAATTGCTCGAAAAAGACCCCCTTTTGGTGTTTGGAGAAGGGGAGTATGGTGTCACAGACATATTATATGCTGCAGCTAGGAGTAAAAATTGCGACGTGTTTAAGGTTTTGTTTGATTTTGCTGTATCTCCGAGGTTTATCGCGCGCGGTGACAGGGAATTGGAGGAACAGATTGGGGAGATTCCATCTGCTTATAAGTGGGAGATGACGAATAGAGCTATTCATGCAGCTGCTAGAGGAGGCAATTTGGAGATACTGAAGGAGCTTCTTGCTGACTGCTCGGATGATATATTGACTTACCGAGACATTCAGGGTGCAACTCTTTTACATACGGCTGCTGGCAAAGGCCAGGTTGAG GTTGTTAAATATCTTTTGAAAAGTTCTGATATTATCAGCTCCATAGACAACCAAGGCAACACTGCACTACACGTGGCTGCTTCGAGGGGCCAATTAGCTGTTGTTGAAGCTCTCATTGTTGCTTCACCTTCATCGGTCTATTCAGAAAACAATGCCGGAGAAACATTTTTTCATGTTGCCATAACTGGTTTCCAAACTCCTTATTTCCGCAGATTGGACCATCAAATCGATCTCATGAAGCAATTGGTTTGTGGAAAAATTTTCAACATCGAAGAAATCATTAACGCTGAAAACAATGACGGTAGAACTGCTCTTCATTTAGCTGTCATTGGAAATATTCATTCTGAACTTGTGGAATTACTTATGACTGTCCGGTCTATTAATGTCAATACTCGTGATGGGGATGGAATGACACCACTCGATATTTTAAGGCAGCGACCACGCTCTGCTTCATCAGAACTACTTGCAAAACATTTGATCTCTGCAGGGGGAATTTTTAGTCATCACGATTATTCTGCAAGGAGAGTTGTTGCATCCCATTTAAAGATGCAAAATATAAATAGCAGTCCAGGAACTTCTTTTAGAATCTCTGATACCGAAATATTCTTATACACGGGCATTGAGCATTCATCAGATGGCAATAGAAACGCTGAGCTGACTCGTCACTACGCAAGTCCTGATAGCTGTTGTTCTAGAAATGGCAAGAAATCTGGTTCCGCAAATGATGCAGCAGAAAAGCTGAAACGCTTCTTCCAttggccaaaaattaagaaaagagATAGTAAGAGTCTCGAGATATTGGCGGATCAAAGTTCTGCGAGTAATGCTGATGCGGCACCGGTCCCTCTTCGAGAAAGGTACTCCAAGCCCTCATCAATCCCAAGCCACAAACGGGCGCTCTCTGTTAGTAGTAACCTTCCAAGTCCAACGGCAAAGAAGAAATTCGCTTCAGGGCTAGTAAACGGCGTCATGCAGGCCATACCACATCTTAGCCTCCCTCGTAGATCGTCTCGTGCTAGTTCATTCTCGATTTCATCATTGTCTTCACGCAGTTCTGTGGACAAACAAAAAGCAATCATGATTGAGACCGAGCTTGCTGGACCTTCTTGTTCTTATCAGGCAGAGTGTGCACCATCAGACTCGAGATACAAACAAAGAGTGGGACATAAAAGGTCGGTGAACCAATATCTGTGTTTTGGTGCTTCAGGACGACCTGTCAAGGCCTCTTCAAGTGGGATGCAGCCATATGAAATTTATGAGCGGTCCGTTCTAGCCACATCTTAA